From one Asterias amurensis chromosome 10, ASM3211899v1 genomic stretch:
- the LOC139942538 gene encoding uncharacterized protein codes for MSEYRHDRREQGRHRGGQDDHDEMPELYSIFHGEVASIQAYGAFVKIPGFKKNGLVHKTQISSTRVEDVTEILEIGDRVYCKVISLGEDGNGKISLSMKVVNQGNGNDQDPNLVLTKQEEQRRKKGGSFVQPKIELGAVLNTVCRKCGTKGHLAQDCFKTPGGKSYELLGDEDLSLPSIQEAKTPSAHQKKKKKKEKKKKSKKSRHRSSSSDSSSSDSDIPHDKHRHKTKKSKKRRHRSASSDSSSSDSDTPHDKHRHKTKKSKKSRHRSKSSDSSSSDSDIPHDKHRHKTPQAPRHTPRESINQRRKSRHSESSSDPDEVKRHSQKNRHQPREDKSFKQQVSRSDHDKYIHHKQHDSRDRAEMSRKHLGTQDRKRSSKPDSETSSDEHSNRHPKRERQAENSSHRNSQRTEQRFISKSSHDNEKHCHDHRGDRDFSFATKR; via the exons ATGTCAGAATATCGCCATGATCGAAGAGAGCAGGGTCGTCATAGAGGAGGACAAGATGACCATGACGAAATGCCGGAGCTGTACAGCATATTCCATGGAGAG GTTGCATCGATTCAAGCATACGGTGCATTCGTGAAAATAccaggatttaaaaaaaatg GCCTTGTCCACAAGACCCAGATATCTTCAACTAGAGTGGAAGATGTCACTGAAATCTTGGAGATCGGGGATAGAGTCTACTGCAAAGTTATATCACTTGGG gaaGATGGTAATGGCAAGATTTCACTGTCCATGAAAGTAGTAAATCAAGGAAACGGAAATGACCAAGACCCAAATCTCGTTCTAACCAA ACAGGAAGAGCAGAGACGAAAGAAAGGCGGGTCTTTTGTCCAACCGAAGATTGAACTTGGTGCTGTGTTAAACACAGTGTGCAGGAAATGTGGAACAAAAG GACATTTGGCACAAGATTGTTTCAAAACTCCCGGAGGTAAATCCTATGAGCTCCTGGGGGATGAGGATTTAAGTCTTCCAAGTATCCAAGAAGCTAAGACGCCGTCAGCCCaccagaagaaaaagaagaaaaag gagaagaaaaagaagtcAAAGAAGAGTCGTCACCGATCATCAAGCTCAGATTCATCGAGCTCCGACAGCGACATACCCCATGACAAACATAGACACAAAACCAAGAAGTCGAAGAAAAGACGACATCGATCAGCAAGCTCAGATTCATCGAGCTCCGACAGTGACACACCCCATGACAAACATAGACACAAAACCAAGAAGTCGAAGAAGAGTCGTCATCGATCAAAAAGCTCAGATTCATCAAGCTCCGACAGCGACATACCCCATGACAAACATAGACACAAAACCCCCCAGGCACCTCGTCACACCCCAAGAGAAAGCATCAACCAACGGCGCAAATCAAGACACTCTGAGTCTTCCTCAGATCCTGATGAAGTTAAGAGACACTCTCAGAAAAACCGGCACCAACCACGGGAGGACAAATCATTTAAGCAACAAGTCTCGAGATCAGACCATGACAAGTACATTCATCATAAACAACATGATTCACGAGATAGAGCTGAAATGTCAAGGAAACATCTTGGGACGCAAGACAGAAAACGAAGTTCAAAACCAGATAGTGAGACGTCTAGTGATGAACACTCCAACAGGCATCCTAAGAGAGAAAGGCAAGCTGAGAACTCTTCTCACAGAAATTCACAAAGAACTGAACAGAGATTCATTTCTAAAAGTTCACATGACAATGAAAAACATTGTCATGATCACAGGGGAGACAGAGACTTTTCTTTTGCAACAAAACGTTGA
- the LOC139942543 gene encoding uncharacterized protein, which produces MSYPPPPPGGGYPQQPAYPPPGVEASPAYPPGGQAYPPPGGQGYPPPGGQGYPPPGGQGYPPPAGQAYPPPTQPGYPGGPAAPPPYGAPPPAGQGYGVGVPGYQVAGGVPGTVHYGALGGQVGAVGAHGHHKKPKKVKKMKVKKHKHGKKSSSSSSSSSSSSSSSSSDSDHHGGLYGGHKVKVKKHKHKKDKHYKY; this is translated from the exons ATGAGTtacccaccaccaccaccaggGGGAGGTTACCCCCAGCAACCAGCCTATCCACCACCGGGAGTAGAGGCTAGCCCAGCATACCCCCCTGGGGGACAGGCATACCCGCCACCAGGGGGTCAGGGATACCCACCACCAGGGGGTCAGGGATACCCGCCACCAGGGGGTCAGGGATACCCACCACCAGCGGGTCAAGCCTACCCTCCTCCTACCCAACCAGGATACCCAGGG GGGCCAGCAGCACCTCCTCCTTACGGAGCCCCACCTCCTGCAGGGCAGGGTTATGGAGTAGGGGTACCTGGATACCAAGTTGCTGGAGGAGTGCCTGGaactgtacat TATGGTGCACTAGGTGGTCAGGTCGGAGCTGTGGGAGCCCATGGTCATCATAAGAAG CCAAAGAAAGTAAAGAAGATGAAAGTGAAGAAACACAAACACGGCAAGAAGTCTTCATCAAGttcctcttcctcctcctcttcGTCGTCGTCAAGCTCCAGCGATTCGGACCATCATGGCGGCTTGTACGGAGGCCACAAGGTCAAGGTCAAGAAGCACAAGCACAAGAAAGATAAACACTACAAGTACTAA